CAGCAATGTAGAAGACGGCTGGCGTCGCATCACCGCCTTCTACATAGTGAATGCTGCGGTCAAAGAAATGACAAAGCTCCTGCATATTACCCCCGTGCGTTAGCGTTTCACCTTGGCGTAAAAATCGGATGCGCGCAAGGACTAGGCGCTTGCCCATCGGGCCATTATCCTAGCACTTTCTCTTCCCCGAGATCCCGACCATGGATATCGTCCAGCTTCTTCTCGCCCTCGTACTGATCCTTGTCGCGGCCGAGCTATTCACCAATTCTCTGGAGCATCTGGGCGATCGGCTGGGGCTATCGGAAGGTGTCACCGGTTCGATATTTGCCGCGGTGGGAACCGCCCTGCCCGAAACCATGGTTCCTTTGGTCGCCGTCTTTGCATCAAGCAGCCTGGCGAGCCCGAAGGTCGGAGAGGAGGTTGGCGTTGGCGCAATACTGGGGGCGCCGATGATGCTCTCCACCCTCACCCTGTTTCTGATGTCGATATTTGCCGCGGCGCAGCGCGGCTGGCGGGGCACATTGCTGCCTGAACGAACGGGACTGCGTCGCGACCTGTCCTGGTTCCTTGCCGCCTTTTCGCTGGCCACGCTCGCCTTGTTCATTCCCCATCAGGAAGCCGTCATTCGCAGCTCCATCGCTGTTCTCCTGGTGCTGTTCTATTTTTTCTACCTTCTGCTCACCATTCGCGCCTCTGCGGCACTCGTCGCCGACGGCCACGCCACGGAGGCGGAGGCAGCGCTCTACCTTTCTCGCCTAGGCCTGCCGACCATGCTGCTCACCATTTTCCTACAACTCGGCCTGGGTCTGGCGGGCATCATTTTTGGCGCCGAGCTGTTTGTGCATGGTGTAGAACATCTTTCCGCCTGGTTAGGGGTTTCTGCCCTGATTCTGTCGCTGCTGATCGTGCCCGTGGCAACGGAGCTGCCAGAGAAAATCAATAGCATCCTCTGGATCCGGCGCAAGAAAGACACCCTGGCCTTTGGCAACATCACCGGCGCCCTGGTCTTTCAGGGCTCCCTCCTGCCCGCCATCGGCGTTTCCCTGACCCCTTGGACCCCCAGCCCACCGGTCCTGCTCGGTGCCGTTTTGACCCTGATCGCGGGCAGCTACACGTTACTGCTGGTCTGGCGCGGCGTGCAGTTGCGTCCAATTTATTTTTTGCTCAATGGCCTCCTCTACGCCACCTACTTTGCCGTTCTCAGCTAGGCCCAAGGGGCACGAGCTGCTACCATTCCCTTGCTGCCTCAGTAGCTCAGTGGATAGAGCAACCGCCTCCTAAGCGGTAGGTCGACCGTTCGATTCGGTTCTGGGGCACCATCTCCACCTCAGAGTGCCGCGCCTGAGCGTCCCCACATAGCTTGTACTATCCTATAGTCGTATCCAAATATAGCTTTGCGGGTCTCAGCGTCAGCTCATATCGCGGGGAGGTGAATGGTGTTGCAAGAACACAACGCAAAAGATTGGGAGCAGATGGATCCTGCTGCCATTTTTCAGGCCCTGGAGAGTAGCGAGCAGGGGCTGAGCGCTGCGGAAGTGCAGCGGCGCCTGCAACACTATGGCAGCAATGCCCTACAGGAAAAGGAAACCCCCCTGTGGCGTCGCCTCCTCTCCTATTTCTGGGGACCGATCCCGTGGATGATCGAGG
The window above is part of the Acidithiobacillus acidisediminis genome. Proteins encoded here:
- a CDS encoding sodium:calcium antiporter, which codes for MDIVQLLLALVLILVAAELFTNSLEHLGDRLGLSEGVTGSIFAAVGTALPETMVPLVAVFASSSLASPKVGEEVGVGAILGAPMMLSTLTLFLMSIFAAAQRGWRGTLLPERTGLRRDLSWFLAAFSLATLALFIPHQEAVIRSSIAVLLVLFYFFYLLLTIRASAALVADGHATEAEAALYLSRLGLPTMLLTIFLQLGLGLAGIIFGAELFVHGVEHLSAWLGVSALILSLLIVPVATELPEKINSILWIRRKKDTLAFGNITGALVFQGSLLPAIGVSLTPWTPSPPVLLGAVLTLIAGSYTLLLVWRGVQLRPIYFLLNGLLYATYFAVLS